The Raphanus sativus cultivar WK10039 unplaced genomic scaffold, ASM80110v3 Scaffold1533, whole genome shotgun sequence sequence TCTGTTTCGCCTTTCAGTATTTGTCTACACAGCGACTGTGTGAAACTAAGCGAACAAACCTTTGGCTTTCTTCATCATCATAAAAACATTGCATCCAATTACAAATATTCTCATCATCATAGAAACACTGCATCAAATTGAAAGCTTGCGACTTCACGAACAAAGCTTAGGACTTTATCAGCTTCTCACTAAGAATCTCAGCAATGGAAGACCTCGAAATCACATTTCGGAGCAATAACCTGCAAAGCATCCTCGCCGTATGCTCTTGACGCACACCGCATCTCTCTTCTCCACCAACACCGCCCCAACGATCCTCTCAAaccccctcctcctcctcctccgttaGCCACGAAATCAACCAGCGCCGCTTGCACCGGCCCAAGCTAGGATTATACGCAGCCGACTCCATGTACCATCCTCTGTACACTCTCCTTCGCATCCACCAGCGCCACTCCCGACGGACACCGACTGTACGGCGCGTAAGATCTATTCGCGGCGGATAAAGCCGTTAGCTTTAGATCGGAATCAGTGTGACCGTTGGTGATAACACCTAAGAGAGTGAGACGGTTATCGTGCGGCTCGAGGAGTAAAGGGACGTCTCTCTCGAGGAGATCGTCAGGGCCGAATCTGTGCGGCAAGATGCTCTCTAAACGCACGTAACCGTCTTCTTTCTCCGCAACGGCGTCGTTTCGCTCAGTACTAACGGTGTCGTTTTGCTCAGTACTAACGGTGTCGTTTTGCTCAGTAACGGCGTTTTCTTTCTCCGCAACGGTGTCGTTTTTCTCTGTAACGGCGTCTTCGTTATCCGTAACGGCGTCGCGGAAGGCGTTTGGATCGGTGATTAGGATTCTGATGTCGGGGGCGTCGCGGATCTCCTGGAGGAACTGGCGGCAGTGGCCGCAGGGAGCGGCGGAGACGGAGAAGCGACGGAGGATCGGCTCGGAGTTGAGCGCGAGGTTGGTGACGAGGAACTGCTCGGCGTGGATCGAGTGGTGGAGAGGGAGGCCTGGGAACTCGACGTTGACGCCTACGAAGATCCGGCCCGACGATCCGAGTCCGACTGCTGAGACGGGGAATTTCGAGATCGGGGGACGGGCGAGGGGTTTCGCTGGGTTGACGAGGAGAGGGAGGAGATTGACGACGGAGACGCCGTGTCGTTTCGCGGCGGATTCGGCTTCTTCCGCGTGGATAAGGAAGCTGGGTCGATCCATTattcgggtcggttcgggtcgggttggGGATTTATATGAATGGATCCCGGGAAGGATACGCGAAGTGGAAGGCAGTATGCTCTTATTCGCTAAGACGTTAATGGGCAGACGACGTGAATTAATTCATTTTATCAAAACTCGTGACCCATTTAATCTTTAGGCAATCATGAAGCGACCAGAAAGAAACTAGACCTTTGTGTCGCCATGTTGATCTTGACGTGAACTTGGTTGACTTGAGAAACTAAAAGTCTACAATGACTTGATTACGTGAACTTAACAGAAAACTCACTTTTGTGCCTCAGCTCTCAACAAAAGTCTCAACATTTAGGCTTTAGCCAttttcaaggaaaaaaaaacatgtttgctagatttttttttttttttttgtaaactaacaTGTTTGCTAGATGCTAGTGGACTCTATTATATTACTTTGATATGCATGCAAATTGCAAAaccaaatttaacattttaccaaaagaaaaatatatgctTTAAGTGTTTTTCattcctattttttttaatgtaagaACATCAGTGGTGTATAATAATTAGAGGAGAAGCAATTCATAAACATTCGTAACGAAGAAAGATTACTGCatttatatctctataatattatttgagaagtcagtttcctatgtgtcgcgctcacgttaactctcatgatggttgattacacgtatacccttaatgaattaaaattattacagTTAAATTTTtgctgatttttttatttagtttcctttttaaaaaatttccaaataacttatatcataaaaaggaaacatttataaagtttaaaaacaaatttaaaaacgaaaatatatgcctatataatataatttcattaaaaaggaaaatttacaaaatagtaatattccatttaaaaaaataacataaaaatatacttttgaagtaataatatactttatttatatttatattttcttagatgaaaaatatatatttgtatataatgtgatttcataaaagaaaatatcacatagataatcttgatattagaaaaataaataatatttatttaaaacataattttaaacaataaaatttcaaagtaatagaaatatttatatatctatatgtcttcttagatgattacataaaataattaagtaacataagcAAATATATGCtgactaaaaataatttataattagtattagtgaaatgttttatttatttgactataatatctttcattacagaaaatatctatattatattttacttatataatataatttgtaaaatacaatcacattttttactgtttatttttaatagatattagaaaatgaaaaaagattttaacagtaaacattttttgatcaaataattacaaaatattttaaattaaaataacacgATATACtttaacaaggtagatatattatattttatcatcattaaaattatatgtttccttaatattaaattttcttttaaattttatgtttttatgtttgtgaaACTTAACATAAGCTAAATACAATGATATTTGAAAGCTCATGAATGTAAGAAACCAAACTTAAAATAATCATGTTGTAAGTAAAATCATGTAAATTTTATGGTTGCTTACAACATGAATATAACGATGATTTTACTTACAACATAACAATAATATCatcgttatattaatttatttagtttggaatccgacactttagtttatcttttatttcattctaagcacaatatatcttaatttataaataatcgttctgaaatatatttacatatataagacaaccaaccaaccaacctaaatgcaaataagaaattaatcaaaattttagtatatttagaatataaaatattataattgaattCAAAGAAATAAATGCAGACcaatatatccaaatgataactaaatcgactgtaaaaacaacaaaattaacaacctataacatatctaaaatcgtatgtctaattaaagtattataatagtattaatataaattatgcatacaattataaattaatataaaattaaaagtaaatagtaattaattattatagtatatttactttataaatatttatatccgtgcctgaacacgggaaaatcacctagtttgACTTTATAAAAGGTACCATCATATGAACCCAAGAAGAAATCAACTCATATTAAAGATTCtgttattttattatcattCAAATTAAAAACCAAGACAAGTATAATTTATTTGTGGTCCCTTGCATTTTCATAATTCTTATCATCATCTTATAAAATAGGCGTcgctttttttttaagaacaatGCAAGACCGTGAAAGAACACCCGGGGGCTATCTTCTGTAGTATGAGCTTCGCCGTGTCCTCTTCCACTAAGAACAAGAAAAATCATGTATATTtgtaagaagaagataaaaaaatctTCTTCTCGTATacttgtataaaaatattagtattgttCATAgaaattttatcaataaatatccAAACCATTCTTTAGGACATATAGTACAAAGAAGCATAAACACCATTTTcttattcataaaaaaatacaacacCATTTTCTACAATACAACACCATTTTTTCAGTGAAAAAAATCCAAACCTTCTTTAGGACATATAGTACAAAaagcataatatatttattaataaaatttccataaacaatactaatattttataaatattgttattatCAAATAAATGCAAATTATGTTTccatataaactttaaaaattatataaaagtacatgtaaatttatataaaatataagtaaaattatataaaatataagtaaaattatataaaatataagtaaaattatatatataagtaaaatattattttgaaaatgtgaAATTTTACATTATCAATTGATTTTAGTAAATTGTGAATGATTATAATCAAAATGTtggtgaaaatataaaaaaacattactataaaattaactttatatttttgtaataattattaatgaaattgaattaatttataaaaaaatgtgtgaatttaatatttttataaatgatatgaggaaaaatataattaataaatatattgttaaaattttgtttatttcatcTAAAAGTTTGACCAACAATGAGACAACTCATGGACCGTCTATTTTAAAAAGTGAAGTAGTTAATGTTACTTTTGTAGTTTAATAGAAATCATATATTGTTGTACTGAAGAAGAGTGGTCGAAAACAGCTCAATCGACAGTTATATAGTAACATTCTGATGGTGGTTTGAATATACAGATGAAAATTATAAGAGACTTATTCATTAAATTCTAGTTCATGCATCATAAATAGTCTATTTTAAAGCGAAATAGTTAGCGAAGATATAGTTGTATTGAAGAAGAGGGGGCAAAAATGGCTCAGTCCACACTTATTTAGTACtccttttgttttaatttaattgttgttgtagagcaaaatttttatttttaaaataaatgttattttatgattttaataaaaaaattattaataaaaattttctgtttattttttattggtcGAAATAATGCTAGATGTATAtgtatgattttttgttttaaaaatatacaaaactaaatatttttttatccatGTTCGTAAATctaaaacgaaaaataaaatgaagtgGAAGAAGTAATATTTTCGATGGTTGTTTGAATAaagatggatttttttttgtaaacgaCTTTCAATAAAGATGGAAATTATAAGAGATTTATTCATTAGATGCTAGTTCATGCATCTTGAATCGTAATTTTAAACTAGACcatgacccgcccgaccgggcgggtgtttattttattttttaatttttgatttacactaaatgatgtatttgttaatAGTTACTTGTGATACATTGagttctttttgagtttttaaaaaacaataaaatgtgtgaaaaaaaaatttttatataaagaaagcttaaaatgaacaatgatagattatatatgaaatatataaatcaatttagttaatttaaaatacgtTGAAATAAATGACTTTGagtcatatataaatcaatttattcGGCTCATTGTTATCACATTTTTTGTTAGGGCCATAGTGTTTTAGATCAAATTAAGTTGGTCTAGTGGCTCATGACTCCCCTCTCTTATCCTAACCgacaatttttgttttgtaaccgttcggtgtttagaaaaaaattgtgaagaatgaaaaaaagaaatatctcgACTTTCGGTTTTTTTCCCATGGCGATGACGatttcaaaactcattaatcgAGGATCTAATGTTTTATCTTTGTGAAtctgatattttttctttacgAATCAGGGTATGGAGTAATTAAATCTCTTTTGaaataattggtttatttttcattctgtTTCAAAGTATATTGTTTGCATGTCTAGTTACAcctagttaattaataaatgcCCATAACTTTTATAAAGCAAATCAATTGTTTCTTAAAGATAATGTAGTTAGCAAGAATATAGGCAATTGCCTCATTCTTAACTATTTACttaatcttatatttaatattgagtaCTCTGCAAGTTCAGTTAAACAGATTTTACTTGGAAGAAAACATAGATACTTTATTATTTAGCTAAATATAGATAGTTAACGAAAATCATGTTACTATATTaaagttaattaatatttgatattgattATAGATTTGATAGAGTaataaagatattttgtttgtgtTCTAAAATGATTGATTTGGTTTGTTGTGAAAGTATAAGAAAAatcgatttgattttttttttttttttgagaaaggttAGCAACAGTTGATTTGTGTAGTTGGTTGGAAGCGTAAacatagataaatatatatgtagatcggtaatattttacatagattaatgatttacactgatttttataCAGGTACATCTTAATGTTAAATATGAGAAAAAGTTGAAACTATACATATAACATTACGGTAAAAAATCTATTCATACGATAATTTTTTAGACTTATTGAGACCTAGCTCTATGTGAGGTGAATAAACATTGGTTTAGATGAAAAGGGAAATTCAATTTtatcttgaaattattttaatagagaatggaagttaaattttattttatgacaataaataatttcaaaattaatatcctaaaatttttttatgtaacaaatatataacttcggaatttatttaatacaagagaagttaaattttgttttaagacaacacattaactaaactgaaaaagacaaacattaaaatagagaTTATCTATAAAAAACAGAGTGATAAAGACACATTTAATAAACTGGTTAAGACAAACATTTTTATAGgaagtttaattaatattttcaatggcatgtcattgtaaataacactgaaaactaagaggtatttttaaagtgtacttctcttttaataatatagaagtATACAATGCTTTCTTGTAGTGTTCGCATATAAACCAACACACAAAAATCAAAAGGTCAGTGTGACTCTTAGGATTCACTCATGATGACTCGCCAATGATCTTTTTAAGCAAATTAGCTAGGATTACTAGAGAGTATAACTATATGGGCATATGGTTCAAATCAAGTTACAACTTAGTTAGtgatatttttcatgtttaaatAGTAATGTAGATaccaaataaattaaataaatctaatTGTATATGCTACGTAAATTTACTCATGTTTTTGTGCTGTTATTCCATATACAATACTACTATTGTAAGTAGTTTACTTTGAGTATTTCCaatataaaattctatttttatttcaaagttgagtaaaagtaaatatgaattGAAAGTGTTTCTTCCGTTTTTTATTGTAACTAGTTtaggaaattttttttgtttcaaaatataaatagttcacacatatttatgtaatatagtGTAGctaatcaaataatatatgtttttataattagttgaatttgttaattaatattatttttttagaagaaACATCTcgatattagtttttttagtctaaactatttatattatgaaaaaaaagaaaatagttaaatgCACAAATAAACAGTCtcataaaatttagaaagatgACATGGATGGAGATAACAGAATGTAAAACAAATAacctcttattttttttcttaggtttttcttCAAAGTTCAAATTACTTGAATCATTGGTATTTGATGTAATTActctaatttgtttttttctttcctacTAGGACCTCTTAGTTCACTTTATTGCAGTTTCTTCCCCAATTCTTTGGTGATGTGTAAATAAACCCCCCACGACAGAAACGACCACGTAAGAATGGTTTGGATCACTAGgctctcatcatcatcttcaccaaTCTCAACGTCGTGTTCTGTCCTGAAAAGCCCCAAACCCTCTTTGAAACCAGACAGAGTTCACCATGTCAAAAACTTGTAACTTTCTCGGCCTCAGAGTTAGATCCAATCCTCTCCCATTATCCAACTCCTCTCCTCTGAATCTCCTCCCAACGGCTGCTTCGAGACCTTTCGACCGTTGGATTCGCGCCTCTTCACGTCGTCGGTTGGTTCTCGGCGGTTTCGCCGGCACGTCCTTGTGGATGAACAACATGTCCGGTAGTATTCTTGGCGGCAAATCATTCATCGCTTCCGCGAGGCAGACGAACCCTTCTCCTGTCGAAcaggtcttcttcttctccctcttgGTTCCATCATAGTTAATTCGTATCAACAGACAACAGCTAAGCTTTCCAAAGTTCGTACCTTTAGACATTTTGGGAATGTAGAAACTTCGAAATGTGCTCTGTTTCTAGTATCTTATGAACGAAACAGATCATACATTTGTGTTCTAAAATGTTCTTTTGATTGAATCTAGGCGTTGAGTAAAGTGGAATGGCCTGAGAACTTCCCTTTCAAAGAAGAAGATTTCCAGCGATTCGACGAGTAAAAACCATTTTGTCTCTTACTCTGTTttcttactctgtttttttgcCTTTGGAGATCTTGTGACTTCTGTTTGAATCATgatgtggtttttttttttgtcaggtCGTCTGATTCAACGTTCTATGAAGCTCCGCGGTTTGTGACACACATTGATGATCCAGCAATTGCTGCACTGACAAAGTACTACTCCAAGGTTCTGCCTCAGAGTGAAACTCCAGGAGTGAGCATACTTGATATGTGTAGCAGTTGGGTAGGCACTAAAATGCAAATCCGTTTTTAACCATTTCTTGTGTGTTGAGAAACCTCTcaagttttagatttatttggTTCTTGTGATGTTTTTACAATAGGTAAGTCATTATCCAGCTGGGTATAAGCAAGAACGAATAGTTGGAATGGGTATGAATGAAGAAGAGCTTAAAAGCAATCCGGTAAAACAAAGATTCAATATTGTCTTATATGGATCATCATATCAATGGATcttatcttctctctctctctcaggttCTCACCGAGTACATAGTCCAAGACTTGAATCTCAATCCAAAGCTTCCTTTTGAAGACAATTCTTTCCAAGTTATTACCAATGTGGTAAAGACACAAACTTTCTATAAGTTAACTTCTTAACTAAAACTCAAGTCATGACCAAACTAATGTGTGTATTTGTATCTCAATAGGTAAGTGTGGATTATCTTACAAAGCCACTTGTAGTTTTCAAGGAAATGAACAGAATCCTCAAGCCAGGAGGACTCGCTCTAATGAGGTTGGTTCT is a genomic window containing:
- the LOC108848967 gene encoding uncharacterized protein LOC108848967, with protein sequence MSKTCNFLGLRVRSNPLPLSNSSPLNLLPTAASRPFDRWIRASSRRRLVLGGFAGTSLWMNNMSGSILGGKSFIASARQTNPSPVEQALSKVEWPENFPFKEEDFQRFDESSDSTFYEAPRFVTHIDDPAIAALTKYYSKVLPQSETPGVSILDMCSSWVSHYPAGYKQERIVGMGMNEEELKSNPVLTEYIVQDLNLNPKLPFEDNSFQVITNVVSVDYLTKPLVVFKEMNRILKPGGLALMSFSNRCFFTKAISIWTSTGDADHALIVGSYFHYAGGYEPPQAVDISPNPGRSDPMYVVYSRKLPVA